Proteins from a genomic interval of Streptomyces sp. Tu6071:
- a CDS encoding ArsR/SmtB family transcription factor codes for MSGDGSGFAGDPPPEALDAAATVFGLLASPARLHLVWALAGGESDVTRLAQRLGGALPAISQHLTKLKLGGLVGSRREGRRQVYYLRDPRIVELVGALLAPGSEAPAAPERSLGA; via the coding sequence GTGAGCGGGGACGGCAGCGGCTTCGCGGGCGACCCGCCGCCGGAGGCGCTCGACGCGGCGGCGACGGTCTTCGGACTGCTCGCCTCCCCGGCCCGGCTGCACCTCGTCTGGGCCCTGGCGGGCGGCGAGAGCGACGTGACGCGGCTCGCGCAGCGGCTCGGCGGCGCCCTCCCCGCCATCAGCCAGCACCTGACGAAGCTCAAGCTCGGCGGTCTCGTCGGCTCCCGCCGCGAGGGCCGCCGCCAGGTCTACTACCTGCGCGATCCCCGGATCGTCGAGCTGGTCGGCGCGCTGCTCGCCCCGGGGAGCGAGGCCCCCGCCGCACCCGAGCGGTCCCTCGGTGCCTGA
- a CDS encoding twin-arginine translocase TatA/TatE family subunit, translated as MFGLSELAILLLVVIVVLGVKRLPGLVRSAGRASRVLRSEARATGDAPLTDPADPKLIRARPGDWTRERDEPAA; from the coding sequence GTGTTCGGACTCAGTGAGCTGGCGATCCTGCTCCTCGTCGTGATCGTGGTACTCGGTGTGAAGCGGCTCCCGGGACTCGTGCGCTCGGCGGGCCGGGCGAGCCGCGTGCTCAGGAGCGAGGCGCGCGCGACCGGGGACGCGCCGCTCACGGACCCGGCCGACCCCAAGCTCATCCGGGCCCGGCCCGGGGACTGGACCCGTGAGCGGGACGAGCCCGCCGCCTGA
- a CDS encoding sporulation protein → MVFKRLLGALGAGGPSVDTVLADGPVLPGGTLTGEVRLGGGETRARVEDITLELLARVEAETEDGEHEGGIVFGRHHVGGDFTLEAGEERVLPFALAVPWETPTTELYGQPLGIVLGVRTDVALGGARDKGDLDPLVVTALPVQEAVLDAFGRLGWGFRSADLELGRIGGTGQRLPFYQEIELTPPPALAHAVNEVEVTFLASAAGAEVVLEADKRGGLLGGGHDALTRFSVAHADVPGLDWTSEVDGWVTHLLEHSSAYGDHGSYYNHADPHGGGHGGHHEGHGAGGAVLAGAAGLAVGAAGGLVAAEVIDEVGDWFEGDDEGGSEDGEGGEE, encoded by the coding sequence ATGGTGTTCAAGCGGCTGCTCGGTGCGCTCGGCGCGGGCGGGCCCTCGGTCGACACGGTGCTCGCCGACGGGCCCGTGCTGCCGGGCGGCACGCTCACGGGAGAGGTCCGGCTCGGCGGCGGCGAGACGCGGGCACGGGTCGAGGACATCACCCTGGAACTCCTCGCCCGCGTCGAGGCGGAGACCGAGGACGGCGAGCACGAGGGCGGGATCGTCTTCGGGCGGCACCACGTCGGCGGGGACTTCACGCTCGAAGCGGGCGAGGAGCGGGTCCTGCCCTTCGCGCTCGCGGTGCCGTGGGAGACGCCGACGACGGAGCTGTACGGGCAGCCGCTCGGCATCGTCCTCGGGGTGCGCACCGACGTCGCGCTCGGCGGGGCGCGCGACAAGGGGGACCTCGATCCCCTCGTGGTGACCGCGCTCCCCGTGCAGGAGGCGGTGCTCGACGCCTTCGGGCGGCTCGGCTGGGGCTTCCGCTCGGCGGACCTGGAGCTGGGCAGGATCGGCGGTACGGGGCAGCGGCTGCCCTTCTACCAGGAGATCGAGCTGACGCCGCCGCCCGCGCTCGCGCACGCCGTCAACGAGGTCGAGGTCACCTTCCTCGCCTCGGCCGCGGGCGCCGAGGTGGTCCTGGAGGCGGACAAGCGGGGCGGCCTGCTCGGCGGGGGCCACGACGCACTGACCCGGTTCAGCGTCGCGCACGCGGACGTCCCGGGCCTGGACTGGACGAGCGAGGTCGACGGCTGGGTCACCCACCTCCTGGAGCACAGCTCGGCGTACGGCGATCACGGCTCGTACTACAACCACGCGGACCCGCACGGCGGCGGCCACGGGGGCCACCACGAGGGGCACGGGGCCGGGGGCGCGGTGCTCGCGGGGGCCGCCGGACTCGCGGTGGGCGCGGCGGGCGGTCTCGTCGCGGCCGAGGTGATCGACGAGGTGGGCGACTGGTTCGAGGGGGACGACGAGGGCGGGAGCGAGGACGGCGAAGGCGGCGAGGAGTGA
- a CDS encoding PucR family transcriptional regulator, whose product MQPREIPELYTEGFRETLTEVAKSGRRLQREEIEARRRLGEQAAEAGYGLRSLVNGLLAAARSNWPAPPGASAPEVLAAVEQAVDASAEGYERAQRLAVRHEEAARREFIDDLLHGRGNQGRMAERAERFGLRLAHAHVVAVARGAEAYDDGHPVTRGVQDAVFARFGDRRTLLTTKDEVLICVAPSGQEEIARFFAKQAYVRGKECRAAVGRPHTGPGGVVRSYEEALEVLRVGERMELAEPVLHAEDLLVFPVLTRDRQAMYDLMDTVLGPLEEARGGAGPLLATLREYFEAGCVSAEAARRLNLSVRALTYRLERIRTLTGLDLADSLDRYSLHTAVIGARLFGWPRGVRTEQQAG is encoded by the coding sequence ATGCAGCCCAGAGAGATCCCGGAGCTGTACACGGAGGGCTTCCGCGAGACCCTCACCGAGGTCGCGAAGAGCGGGCGGCGGCTGCAGCGCGAGGAGATCGAGGCGCGGCGCAGGCTCGGCGAACAGGCGGCGGAGGCCGGGTACGGGCTGCGTTCGCTCGTCAACGGGCTCCTCGCCGCCGCGCGCAGCAACTGGCCGGCCCCGCCCGGCGCCTCGGCGCCCGAGGTGCTCGCCGCCGTGGAGCAGGCGGTGGACGCGAGCGCCGAGGGCTACGAGCGGGCCCAGCGACTCGCGGTGCGCCACGAGGAGGCCGCGCGCCGGGAGTTCATCGACGACCTGCTGCACGGGCGCGGCAACCAGGGCCGCATGGCCGAGCGTGCCGAGCGCTTCGGGCTGCGGCTCGCGCACGCGCACGTCGTCGCCGTGGCGCGCGGCGCGGAGGCGTACGACGACGGCCACCCCGTCACGCGCGGCGTGCAGGACGCCGTCTTCGCCCGCTTCGGGGACCGCAGGACGCTCCTCACCACGAAGGACGAGGTGCTGATCTGCGTCGCGCCGAGCGGGCAGGAGGAGATCGCGCGGTTCTTCGCGAAGCAGGCGTACGTGCGGGGCAAGGAGTGCCGCGCGGCGGTCGGCCGCCCGCACACCGGGCCCGGCGGGGTCGTGCGCAGTTACGAGGAGGCGCTCGAAGTCCTGCGGGTCGGCGAGCGGATGGAGCTGGCCGAGCCGGTGCTGCACGCCGAGGACCTGCTCGTCTTCCCCGTGCTCACGCGCGACCGGCAGGCGATGTACGACCTCATGGACACCGTGCTCGGGCCGCTGGAGGAGGCGCGCGGCGGTGCGGGGCCGCTCCTCGCGACGCTGCGCGAGTACTTCGAGGCGGGGTGCGTCTCGGCCGAGGCGGCGCGGCGCCTCAACCTGAGCGTCCGGGCCCTCACGTACCGCCTGGAGCGCATCCGGACCCTCACCGGGCTCGACCTCGCCGACTCCCTCGACCGCTACTCGCTGCACACGGCGGTCATCGGCGCGCGGCTCTTCGGCTGGCCGCGCGGCGTGCGGACGGAGCAGCAGGCAGGCTGA
- a CDS encoding cation:proton antiporter: MHDTTTELLIELGAIILGLGILGRLAGRIGFSPIPLYLLAGLAFGKGGFLPLNASEEFVATGAEIGVILLLLLLGLEYSASELVTNLKKQYPSGIVDFVLNALPGFVCALILGWGLVAAVALAGVTWISSSGVIAKVLGDLGRLGNRETPVILGVLVIEDLAMAIYLPILTALLAGLSLGGASLTLVISLGTVGLVLYLALRHGRLISRAVSSDNPEMLLLVVLGLTVLVAGVAAELQVSAAVGAFLVGIALSGEVAEGAHNLLAPLRDLFAAVFFVFFGLSTNPADIPPVFLTALLLAVVTVLTKIATGWYAARRAGVQRAGRWRAGGTLVARGEFSIVIAGLAVGTAPEIGPLATAYVLILVILGPLTARWTEPLARRFLYREDAVKDRPVPAEPPGARAVDNPGSTAPAN, encoded by the coding sequence GTGCACGACACGACGACTGAACTGCTGATAGAGCTGGGCGCGATCATTCTCGGCCTCGGCATACTCGGCCGCCTGGCCGGGCGGATCGGCTTCTCCCCCATCCCCCTCTATCTCCTGGCGGGCCTGGCCTTCGGCAAGGGCGGTTTCCTGCCGCTCAACGCCAGTGAGGAGTTCGTCGCCACCGGTGCCGAGATCGGGGTGATCCTGCTGCTCCTCCTGCTCGGCCTGGAGTACAGCGCCTCCGAACTCGTCACCAACCTCAAGAAGCAGTACCCCTCGGGCATCGTGGACTTCGTCCTGAACGCCCTGCCGGGGTTCGTGTGCGCGCTGATCCTCGGCTGGGGCCTCGTGGCCGCCGTGGCCCTGGCCGGGGTCACCTGGATCTCCTCCTCGGGGGTCATCGCGAAGGTCCTCGGCGACCTGGGACGGCTCGGCAACCGCGAGACGCCCGTGATCCTCGGGGTGCTCGTCATCGAGGACCTCGCGATGGCGATCTACCTGCCGATCCTCACCGCGCTGCTCGCCGGGCTCAGCCTCGGCGGCGCGAGCCTGACGCTCGTCATCTCGCTGGGCACCGTGGGCCTCGTGCTCTACCTCGCGCTGCGCCACGGCCGCCTCATCAGCCGGGCCGTCTCCTCGGACAACCCCGAGATGCTGCTCCTCGTCGTGCTCGGCCTGACCGTCCTCGTCGCGGGCGTCGCCGCCGAACTCCAGGTCTCCGCCGCAGTCGGCGCCTTCCTCGTCGGCATCGCGCTCTCGGGCGAGGTCGCCGAGGGCGCGCACAACCTGCTCGCGCCGCTGCGCGACCTGTTCGCCGCCGTCTTCTTCGTCTTCTTCGGCCTCTCCACCAACCCGGCGGACATCCCGCCGGTCTTCCTCACCGCGCTGCTCCTCGCCGTCGTCACCGTGCTCACCAAGATCGCCACCGGCTGGTACGCGGCCCGGCGGGCCGGGGTCCAGCGGGCCGGGCGCTGGCGGGCGGGCGGCACGCTCGTGGCGCGCGGCGAGTTCTCCATCGTCATCGCGGGCCTCGCGGTCGGCACGGCGCCCGAGATCGGGCCGCTGGCGACCGCGTACGTCCTGATCCTCGTCATCCTCGGGCCGCTCACCGCCCGCTGGACCGAACCCCTCGCGCGGCGCTTCCTGTACCGCGAGGACGCCGTCAAGGACCGCCCCGTACCCGCCGAGCCCCCGGGGGCGCGGGCCGTCGACAACCCGGGCAGTACCGCGCCCGCGAACTGA
- a CDS encoding cation:proton antiporter regulatory subunit, with protein MEPTAHFTKTALPGIGARYDLDTQSGRHLSVVVHQDGRRVLGLHDPEDEDSCRDAAQLDPGESLALAGLLKPDPVRYLRQHVEIDLVTEHIPVTKRSPFAGRMLGATQARTKTGASIVAVLRRTDAVPSPTPDFRFAIGDVLVVVGTREGVDAVAELIAGG; from the coding sequence ATGGAGCCCACCGCTCACTTCACCAAGACCGCTCTCCCCGGGATCGGGGCGCGCTACGACCTGGACACGCAGTCCGGCCGCCACCTGTCGGTCGTCGTGCACCAGGACGGCCGCCGTGTCCTCGGCCTCCACGACCCGGAGGACGAGGACAGCTGCCGCGACGCCGCCCAGCTCGACCCCGGCGAGTCGCTCGCGCTCGCCGGACTGCTCAAGCCCGACCCGGTGCGCTACCTGCGCCAGCACGTGGAGATCGACCTCGTCACCGAGCACATCCCGGTGACGAAGCGCTCCCCCTTCGCGGGCCGGATGCTCGGCGCCACGCAGGCACGTACGAAGACCGGGGCCTCGATCGTCGCCGTCCTGCGGCGCACCGACGCGGTTCCTTCCCCGACCCCGGATTTCCGCTTCGCGATCGGCGACGTACTGGTCGTCGTCGGGACCCGTGAGGGAGTGGACGCCGTGGCCGAACTGATCGCTGGAGGATGA
- a CDS encoding DUF3040 domain-containing protein — MDRQDETLRTLERRLRAEDPRLERALRTGRLPRASHPWVVLLLVLALGTLCGGLVAGHGVVLASGLVAAGVAAHLLDPHPRARGRRTGGAFTRPRLTPGRGPHSRH, encoded by the coding sequence ATGGATCGTCAGGACGAGACACTGCGGACGCTGGAGCGCCGGCTGCGCGCGGAGGACCCGCGCCTGGAGCGGGCTCTGCGCACCGGACGGCTGCCCCGGGCCTCGCACCCCTGGGTGGTACTGCTGCTCGTCCTCGCCCTCGGGACGCTGTGCGGGGGCCTGGTCGCCGGGCACGGCGTGGTGCTCGCCTCGGGACTCGTCGCGGCGGGCGTCGCCGCGCACCTGCTCGACCCGCACCCGCGCGCCCGTGGCCGCCGGACCGGCGGTGCCTTCACCCGCCCCCGGCTCACCCCGGGCCGCGGCCCCCACTCCCGGCACTGA
- a CDS encoding HAMP domain-containing sensor histidine kinase — protein MSLFQRIFLLNAAVLLAATGLLLLGPVTVSAPVVLTEVLILSAGLVAMLTANAALLRIGLAPLQRLHRAMSTTDLLRPGRRPDVSGHGEIAGLITAFNTMLDRLEAERATSTARALSAQEAERRRIAQELHDEVGQTLTAVLLELKSAAKDAPPALAERLHQVQETTRGGLDEIRRIARRLRPGVLDELGLRAALASLVTELPADSGLRVRRAGDRELPELDKEVELVLYRVAQEALTNVVRHARARDVRLTLRALPRGIELTVADDGRGPGDAAEGAGLRGMRERALLIGAHLSIGPGPAGGTEIRLTVPLRTRPSPLPPGPREEASVT, from the coding sequence GTGTCGTTGTTCCAGCGGATCTTCCTGCTCAACGCCGCCGTGCTCCTCGCGGCGACGGGGCTGCTGCTGCTCGGTCCGGTCACCGTCTCGGCCCCCGTCGTGCTCACCGAGGTACTGATCCTCTCGGCGGGCCTCGTCGCGATGCTCACCGCCAACGCGGCGCTCCTCCGGATCGGCCTCGCCCCGCTCCAGCGGCTGCACCGGGCGATGAGCACGACCGACCTGCTCCGCCCGGGGCGCCGCCCCGACGTCTCGGGGCACGGCGAGATCGCCGGGCTCATCACCGCGTTCAACACGATGCTCGACCGGCTGGAGGCCGAACGGGCCACGAGCACCGCACGCGCGCTCTCCGCGCAGGAGGCCGAGCGCCGCAGGATCGCGCAGGAACTGCACGACGAGGTCGGCCAGACCCTCACCGCCGTGCTCCTCGAACTCAAGAGCGCCGCCAAGGACGCGCCCCCGGCGCTCGCCGAGCGGCTCCACCAGGTGCAGGAGACGACGCGCGGCGGCCTCGACGAGATCCGCAGGATCGCCCGCAGGCTGCGCCCCGGCGTCCTCGACGAACTCGGGCTCCGCGCGGCGCTCGCCTCCCTCGTCACCGAGCTGCCGGCGGACAGCGGGCTGCGGGTGCGGCGCGCGGGCGACCGCGAACTGCCCGAGCTGGACAAGGAGGTGGAGCTGGTCCTCTACCGGGTCGCCCAGGAGGCGCTGACCAACGTCGTCCGGCACGCGCGGGCCCGCGACGTACGGCTCACGCTGCGGGCGCTGCCGCGCGGGATCGAGCTGACCGTGGCGGACGACGGTCGCGGCCCGGGCGACGCCGCCGAGGGCGCGGGCCTGCGCGGGATGCGCGAACGCGCCCTCCTGATCGGCGCCCACCTCTCCATCGGCCCCGGCCCCGCGGGCGGTACGGAGATCCGCCTGACGGTTCCGCTCCGGACCCGCCCGTCCCCACTTCCACCGGGCCCTCGCGAGGAGGCGAGCGTCACGTGA
- a CDS encoding response regulator encodes MSTATPAPPVPASAPDASPRDAAAPIRVLLADDHALVRRGLRLILDAEPDLTVVAEAGDGAEAVEQARLHRPDLAVLDIAMPRMTGLQAARELSRALPGLRMIVLTMYDNEQFFFEALKAGAGGYVLKSLADRDLIEACRAAMRDEPFLYPGATGALIRNYLDQARRGEEPAGGSTLTPREEEILKLVAEGHSSKDIAALLVISVKTVERHRANTLHKLGLKDRLELTRYAIRAGLVEP; translated from the coding sequence GTGTCCACCGCCACACCCGCCCCGCCCGTCCCCGCTTCCGCCCCTGACGCCTCTCCCCGGGACGCCGCCGCCCCCATCCGGGTGCTCCTCGCCGACGACCACGCCCTCGTGCGGCGGGGGCTGCGGCTCATCCTCGACGCCGAGCCGGATCTGACCGTCGTGGCGGAGGCCGGGGACGGGGCCGAGGCGGTGGAGCAGGCACGCCTGCACCGGCCCGACCTCGCCGTGCTCGACATCGCCATGCCCCGCATGACCGGGCTCCAAGCGGCGCGGGAGCTGTCCCGCGCTCTGCCGGGACTGCGCATGATCGTGCTCACGATGTACGACAACGAGCAGTTCTTCTTCGAGGCGCTCAAGGCGGGCGCCGGAGGATACGTGCTCAAGTCCCTCGCCGACCGCGACCTCATCGAGGCATGCCGGGCCGCGATGCGCGACGAGCCCTTCCTCTACCCGGGCGCGACCGGGGCGCTCATCCGCAACTACCTCGACCAGGCGCGGAGGGGGGAGGAGCCCGCCGGGGGCAGCACGCTCACCCCGCGCGAGGAGGAGATCCTCAAGCTCGTCGCCGAGGGGCACTCCTCGAAGGACATCGCGGCGCTCCTCGTCATCAGCGTCAAGACCGTCGAGCGCCACCGCGCCAACACGCTCCACAAGCTCGGCCTCAAGGACCGGCTCGAACTGACGCGGTACGCGATCCGGGCGGGACTCGTCGAGCCCTGA
- a CDS encoding MDR family oxidoreductase, whose amino-acid sequence MSFRAIRVTEDEQGRHAAVETLEDERLPPGEVTVDVAYSTVNYKDGLALAGKGIVRTFPLTPGIDLAGTVADSADPRFAPGDRVVLNGFGRGESKDGGFAERARVGADELVPLPDALSTRQAAAIGTAGYTAMLSVLALEDAGVAPGDGDVLVTGAAGGVGSVAISLLAARGYRVIASTGRPEHGDYLRALGAADLVDRATLSAPGKPLASERWAAAVDSVGSHTLANVLAATRYGGTVTACGLAQGLELPGSVAPFILRGVRLQGIDSVYAPMESRRRAWTALAAELDPAHLDTITETVALADVIPLAPRILAGRVRGRTLVDVRA is encoded by the coding sequence ATGTCGTTCCGCGCCATCCGTGTCACCGAGGACGAGCAGGGCCGCCACGCCGCCGTGGAGACCCTGGAGGACGAGCGGTTGCCACCGGGCGAGGTGACCGTCGACGTCGCGTACTCGACGGTCAACTACAAGGACGGTCTCGCGCTCGCGGGGAAGGGCATCGTGCGCACGTTCCCGCTCACGCCCGGCATCGACCTCGCGGGTACGGTCGCGGACTCCGCCGACCCGCGCTTCGCGCCCGGCGACCGGGTCGTCCTCAACGGCTTCGGCCGCGGCGAGAGCAAGGACGGCGGCTTCGCCGAGCGGGCCCGCGTGGGCGCCGACGAGCTGGTGCCCCTGCCGGACGCGCTGAGCACGCGGCAGGCCGCCGCGATCGGCACGGCCGGGTACACCGCGATGCTCAGCGTCCTCGCGCTGGAGGACGCGGGGGTCGCGCCCGGTGACGGCGACGTGCTCGTCACGGGCGCGGCGGGCGGCGTCGGCTCCGTCGCGATCAGTCTCCTCGCCGCGCGCGGCTACCGCGTCATCGCCTCGACGGGCCGCCCCGAGCACGGCGACTACCTGCGTGCGCTCGGCGCCGCCGACCTCGTCGACCGCGCCACGCTCTCCGCCCCGGGCAAGCCGCTCGCCTCCGAGCGCTGGGCCGCCGCCGTCGACAGCGTCGGCAGCCACACCCTCGCCAACGTGCTCGCCGCGACCCGCTACGGCGGCACCGTCACCGCCTGCGGCCTCGCCCAGGGCCTCGAGCTGCCCGGCTCGGTGGCCCCCTTCATCCTGCGCGGCGTCCGCCTCCAGGGCATCGACTCGGTGTACGCCCCGATGGAGTCCCGCCGTCGCGCCTGGACGGCGCTGGCCGCCGAACTCGACCCGGCCCACCTCGACACCATCACCGAGACGGTCGCGCTCGCCGACGTCATCCCCCTCGCCCCCCGCATCCTCGCGGGCCGGGTCAGGGGACGCACGCTGGTGGACGTCAGGGCCTGA
- a CDS encoding NAD-binding protein — translation MVVAGDDALAPRIAAELAEVYQERVTLIEPPAPEGLATGAAFSGRALGRASAFFDRFGFVRGRAADTAQEPAPPRGGGVEVVEAARLDDAALTAAGIASATALALVHEEDEVNIHAALRARRLNPRLRLVIRLYNRRLGQQLEHLLDQAAVLAGLDEGVASVTVLSDAATAAPALAASAVAGTSKVIEADGILLRAVERRPPGRGEVAAPGLATLALLSATVGDPGGAEGSDSSADAPRLLPDDREVAAAAGRETVVLEQIGRPGSTAAGGRFTGWRVPLGSLFSARLRWSLAGLGLAVLVLTGASMVVAGEHPLHAAYVTLLDLFAINDPIDQGKARQILQLLNGLIGLLILPVLVAATLEAFGTFRSASTLRRPPRGLAGHVVLLGLGKIGTRVLARLHEMNVPVVCVEEDPEARGIALARRLRVPCVIGDVTDEGVLEAAKIGRASALLAVTSVDATNLEAALYARSLHPLLRVSLRLFDDDFATAVYRTLRAAHPGALTRSRSVSSLAAPAFAGAMMGRQVLGAIPVERRVLLFAALDVAGRAELEGRTVAEAFHPGSWRVIALDTSGPAERAPDPASPGGQGGGGLVWDLHPGYVLRPEDRVVLAATRHGLGSLLGRRRREDGSRTSGT, via the coding sequence ATGGTGGTGGCGGGGGACGACGCGCTCGCGCCCCGGATCGCCGCCGAACTCGCCGAGGTGTACCAGGAGCGGGTCACGCTCATCGAGCCGCCCGCGCCCGAGGGCCTCGCGACGGGGGCGGCGTTCTCGGGGCGGGCGCTGGGGCGCGCCTCCGCGTTCTTCGACCGCTTCGGCTTCGTACGGGGACGCGCCGCCGACACCGCGCAGGAGCCCGCGCCCCCGCGCGGCGGGGGAGTGGAGGTCGTCGAGGCGGCGCGGCTCGACGACGCGGCGCTCACGGCCGCGGGGATCGCGAGCGCGACGGCGCTCGCGCTCGTCCACGAGGAGGACGAGGTCAACATCCACGCCGCGCTGCGCGCCCGGCGGCTCAACCCGCGGCTGCGCCTCGTCATCCGCCTCTACAACCGGCGCCTGGGACAGCAGTTGGAGCATCTGCTCGACCAGGCGGCCGTCCTCGCCGGGCTCGACGAGGGTGTCGCGAGCGTCACCGTGCTGTCCGACGCGGCGACTGCGGCGCCCGCGCTCGCCGCCTCCGCCGTGGCGGGGACGAGCAAGGTCATCGAGGCGGACGGCATCCTGCTGCGCGCGGTCGAACGCCGCCCGCCCGGCCGGGGCGAGGTCGCGGCGCCGGGCCTCGCCACCCTCGCGCTGCTCTCCGCGACGGTCGGCGACCCGGGCGGCGCCGAGGGCTCGGACAGCAGCGCCGACGCACCACGGCTGCTCCCCGACGACCGCGAGGTGGCCGCCGCCGCCGGACGCGAGACGGTCGTCCTGGAGCAGATCGGCCGCCCCGGCTCCACCGCGGCGGGGGGCCGCTTCACCGGCTGGCGGGTACCGCTCGGCTCGCTGTTCTCGGCGCGGCTGCGCTGGTCGCTCGCGGGACTCGGACTCGCCGTGCTCGTCCTGACCGGCGCCTCGATGGTGGTCGCGGGCGAACACCCCCTGCACGCCGCGTACGTCACGCTCCTCGACCTCTTCGCGATCAACGACCCGATCGACCAGGGCAAGGCCCGCCAGATCCTGCAACTCCTCAACGGGCTCATCGGCCTGCTCATCCTGCCCGTGCTCGTCGCGGCGACCCTCGAAGCCTTCGGCACCTTCCGCTCCGCCTCCACGCTGCGCCGCCCGCCGCGCGGTCTCGCCGGACACGTCGTGCTCCTCGGGCTCGGCAAGATCGGCACCCGGGTGCTCGCGAGGCTCCACGAGATGAACGTGCCCGTCGTGTGCGTCGAGGAGGACCCCGAGGCGCGCGGTATCGCGCTCGCGCGCAGGCTCAGGGTGCCGTGCGTCATCGGCGACGTCACCGACGAGGGCGTGCTGGAAGCCGCGAAGATCGGCCGCGCCTCGGCACTGCTCGCCGTCACGAGCGTGGACGCGACGAACCTGGAGGCGGCGCTGTACGCCCGCTCCCTCCACCCGCTCCTGCGCGTCTCGCTGCGGCTCTTCGACGACGACTTCGCGACCGCCGTGTACCGCACCCTGCGCGCCGCGCATCCCGGTGCCCTCACCCGCAGCCGCAGCGTCTCCTCGCTCGCCGCGCCCGCCTTCGCCGGGGCGATGATGGGCCGCCAGGTGCTCGGCGCCATCCCCGTCGAGCGCCGGGTCCTGCTCTTCGCCGCGCTCGACGTGGCGGGGCGGGCCGAACTGGAGGGCCGCACGGTCGCCGAGGCGTTCCACCCGGGCTCCTGGCGCGTCATCGCGCTCGACACGAGCGGCCCCGCCGAGCGCGCCCCCGACCCTGCCTCGCCCGGCGGGCAGGGCGGGGGCGGCCTCGTCTGGGACCTGCACCCCGGCTACGTCCTGCGCCCCGAGGACCGCGTCGTCCTCGCCGCCACCCGCCACGGCCTCGGCTCCCTCCTCGGCCGCAGACGCCGCGAGGACGGCAGCCGCACGAGCGGGACGTAG
- a CDS encoding MarR family winged helix-turn-helix transcriptional regulator, giving the protein MDEIPLGQDDVTALLEGLTALSVRHLTVHDISFTAAMTLGRLSRTGPTRLTVLASDGGVSQPSMTQLVQRLEKQGLVRRVRCPDDGRAVLVSVTDAGRDVVRERREARAERLHQLLDTLSAEERLTLLRAARDARPALETLLDTAVRTQWPTPPGRGGARPAPRTD; this is encoded by the coding sequence GTGGATGAGATCCCCCTCGGTCAGGACGATGTCACCGCCCTCCTGGAAGGGCTCACGGCGCTGTCCGTACGGCACCTGACGGTGCACGACATCAGCTTCACCGCCGCCATGACACTGGGCCGGCTCTCCCGTACGGGACCGACGCGGCTCACCGTGCTCGCGAGCGACGGCGGCGTCTCCCAGCCCTCCATGACCCAGCTCGTCCAGCGCCTGGAGAAACAGGGGCTCGTACGCCGCGTGCGCTGCCCCGACGACGGCCGCGCCGTCCTCGTCTCCGTCACCGACGCGGGCCGCGACGTCGTCCGGGAACGGCGCGAGGCTCGCGCCGAACGCCTCCACCAGCTCCTCGACACCCTCTCGGCCGAGGAACGCCTGACGCTCCTGCGCGCCGCGCGGGACGCCAGGCCCGCCCTGGAGACGCTGCTCGACACCGCCGTCCGCACCCAGTGGCCCACCCCGCCCGGACGCGGCGGGGCGCGCCCTGCCCCCCGTACCGACTGA